The Sesamum indicum cultivar Zhongzhi No. 13 linkage group LG2, S_indicum_v1.0, whole genome shotgun sequence genome contains a region encoding:
- the LOC105155536 gene encoding probable S-adenosylmethionine-dependent methyltransferase At5g37990, which produces MTSGNSKPDITANEALPTLTLPLYAMNGGDGPHSYVQNSSYQRGVVDIAKPIIEEEISKNVDIKVLSSASTNGFWVADFGCSTGHNSFPAMQIITEAIHQKHAASSGLITPKVPKFVVVFNDVITNDFNTLFSSLPPHRNYNAVGVPGDFHARLLPESSLLFAYSSWALHWLTEVPKVVGESGSRAWNKGEILYTKDRKDVCDAYLNQYAKDIEAFLDAREVEMMSGGLMTLLIPAVPAFWNPDTEYTYPSDVNLLGSCLMDMAKKGRFCEAKVDSFNLPYYFPTPEQLKPILERSHSFSLERLEILNNPGKHSLPSVKARAAFIRAVHEGLLADHFGSEVIDELFDLYIQKLAASPVFQNPNNDKSIVILAVLKRKSD; this is translated from the exons ATGACTAGCGGGAACAGCAAGCCGGATATTACTGCGAACGAGGCTTTGCCAACACTAACTCTACCTCTTTATGCCATGAATGGAGGAGATGGACCTCATAGCTATGTCCAAAATTCTTCCTACCAG AGAGGAGTGGTGGATATTGCAAAGCCAATcatagaagaagaaatttcCAAGAACGTAGACATCAAAGTCCTTTCTTCAGCCAGCACAAATGGCTTTTGGGTTGCAGACTTTGGCTGCTCAACTGGCCACAACTCTTTTCCAGCCATGCAAATCATCACTGAAGCTATCCACCAAAAACATGCTGCTTCCTCAGGACTTATCACTCCCAAAGTCCCCAAATTTGTCGTGGTCTTTAACGATGTTATCACCAATGATTTCAATACCCTTTTCAGCTCCCTTCCACCTCATAGGAATTACAATGCTGTCGGGGTTCCTGGGGACTTCCACGCCCGCCTCCTGCCAGAATCGTCCCTCCTCTTTGCTTACTCTTCTTGGGCACTGCATTGGCTTACAGAGGTGCCAAAGGTGGTCGGAGAAAGTGGTTCTCGGGCTTGGAACAAAGGGGAAATTCTGTACACAAAAGACAGAAAGGATGTTTGCGATGCCTACTTGAATCAGTATGCTAAGGATATTGAGGCATTCTTGGACGCTAGAGAAGTGGAGATGATGAGTGGAGGGCTAATGACCCTTCTAATTCCTGCAGTTCCTGCTTTTTGGAATCCTGATACTGAATACACTTACCCTTCTGATGTCAACCTTTTGGGATCTTGCCTCATGGACATGGCCAAGAAG GGAAGATTCTGTGAAGCCAAAGTTGACTCGTTCAACCTCCCGTACTACTTTCCCACCCCAGAACAGTTGAAGCCCATATTAGAGAGGAGCCACAGTTTCAGCCTGGAAAGATTGGAGATACTAAACAACCCCGGGAAGCACAGCTTGCCCAGCGTCAAGGCCCGTGCAGCATTTATCAGGGCTGTCCATGAAGGACTGCTCGCAGATCACTTTGGAAGTGAAGTCATCGATGAATTGTTCGACCTGTATATACAGAAACTTGCAGCCTCACCGGTTTTCCAGAACCCCAACAACGATAAATCCATAGTCATTCTGGCAGTCCTCAAGCGAAAATCCGACTAA
- the LOC105155560 gene encoding probable S-adenosylmethionine-dependent methyltransferase At5g38100, with amino-acid sequence MAFGLQTLAAQLATTLFQPCKAIYQKHAASSGLITPKVPKFFVVFNDVITNDFNTLFSSLPPHRNYNAVGVPGDFHARLLPESSFLFAYSSWALQWLTQVPKVVGESGSPAWNKGEILYTIVRGSL; translated from the coding sequence ATGGCTTTTGGGTTGCAGACTTTGGCTGCTCAACTGGCCACAACTCTTTTCCAGCCATGCAAAGCTATCTACCAAAAACATGCTGCTTCCTCAGGACTCATCACTCCCAAAGTCCCTAAATTTTTCGTGGTCTTTAACGATGTTATCACCAATGATTTCAATACCCTTTTCAGTTCCCTTCCACCTCATAGGAATTACAATGCTGTCGGGGTTCCTGGGGACTTCCACGCCCGCCTCTTGCCAGAATCGTCCTTCCTCTTTGCTTACTCTTCTTGGGCACTCCAGTGGCTTACGCAGGTGCCAAAGGTGGTCGGAGAAAGTGGTTCTCCAGCTTGGAACAAAGGTGAAATTCTGTACACAATAGTCAGAGGAAGTTTGTGA